GAACTAAAACAACACAAACTAACATTTTACCTGCAGATGTGGATTGCCAAGGCAGAGTATGATGAATCTGGACCGTCGATTGTGCACAGGAAATGCTTCTAAAGGAAGAATAGAAAGATTCATTGGTGAAGAGATTGAATGGAGCAAAAAATGGTGTGTTTTCTTCTGAAATGGAAGCGTTTTTCAGCTCCTCCCCTCTTTCACCTTAGCTTTGTTTATTCCTCCTGTCACTCAAATTTTGGAGCCCAACGTTAAGAAGGCCTAAATTTTGATTGCTAAAAtggttcaaattctttcatatgttttataattaatttatttattctcccaCAAGATTTATCTCTAAATCTATGAAGGGATAGGGGTTTTAGATTTATGTGggttgttttcatttttatgttgttgttcttctgaAGCAATTTATGTatgtaatataattttatcaagTAGTACCGTActtgataaaatattatttatggatactccattctttgtttttttcaagaaCCTCATATCGAACTTTGAAGGATTGTGAAACAAAGGGCTGTCCATTATAATACAGAAGAAATCAGAGATTGGGAAACTTCCTCCCAATCAGCAGCCTCCTCccattttctgactcctttCCAATCCCCGCTCCCTTGTCTCGTCtctattaaggagagatttctagTTCCATTATACTCAGACTCGTGTTGCTTCCGATTAAATCTGTTGGAATGTGATTCATCCTTCGTCGGAGACGACCGGCGGCTGAAGCTTCCGAATCCTTGGATTCCACGTGTAAGGTTACGAGCTTTGATCCTCTCCTGTATTAGAAAATCTTCCTCTTCCAGAAGTTTGAGAACTCTGGCACTTAATTTTCTCACACTCTCTCCCCAGTTGAATctgcattttgtttttttttgttttttggtttaaattaGAGAACTTAAAGGTCAAAATAACAATAGGAAACTAACCCTTTGTCATCAACAAAGTGGAATCCCTCCATCTCCCTCAAAACAGCCCTATCGTTTGCAAATTCCTTTGCAAAGCTGTATGGGCCATGTGTTAGAGCATGTTCTACCAATATCACTGCATTATACGATGCTCTCCATTGCCTTGCCTCAAATCTCTCCAGTCTGAGAATTTGGCCCCCACGAATGAAATCATGTTCacaaatataataacattATCACATTTACTACAAACTAAAACTCATAAAACAAACCTCTTGTGAAGAATCTCCACAATTCTGTAAAACTCATCAACTTCAAAACTTGCCTTCGTTATCTCTCTCATGCTCGGCGAATCCGGTGGCCATGGATTCCCACTTATCGCTTCTTCTGTTAACCTAAAACATTCaatattatagtttaactagtTGAGATATATATTCTCGAGCAACCAAAGTCTAAAGAAAACTTACAATTGTGCATGAGTAACATCAGTTAGAGCCAAACGAACGATTTTGACATGTTCTTTGAGGAAGAAACaagctttcttcttcaattcatGGAGGAAATAAGAGTCTTCCATTTTGGTTGAAGAACAATTGAAGAGAAACCCATTTTATTTAAGGCCTCGTATTCAAATGACATAAGAAGAAATATAACTGTTCCATTTATGTCTCAACTGCTCCCTAGAAGTTGATGTGCAAATCAAATACACACAAAGGCAACTCCAAGAATTCATTCAAACCTTATTATCTTAAGCTTTATGATTTAGGTATCTACCTAATATGCTTTATTTACTTATAGTCATATAACGgtactttcttcaatttttttaaatttatttcttcgcttacgttttttaaaacatttcttgCAAACTTGATTCGAAGTTCGATACGTCGACGTTGTCCACTCACAGCTAACTTGTTCACCAAATTATAACAAGTATCGCACAATTGTTGTCCAGTTACTGCAATAATgcgattatttttttttttcctctcacTAGTAATCCTACaaattatacaaattaattcatgcttaaaaaaaaatgtcacaaattgataaaaatatcatataaaattttataaaaaattattgagatttaatatttagataatatattagttataaaatatatcttaatattcttggtttataatttgattggtagtatattttattttattatctacatttaattaatttatattttatttatgggTAGATATTAGTTGGTATCTTGtatcttaatatttaaagGTTAAGGTTACGAATATCATGACAATATAGATCCctattctatttctcattcttattaataaaactcttgtgatatttatttaatgaattatatGGTNTGAAAATGTGTAAAAAGTGGCATCCACTTGAGATTTTTCCCCTTTATTTGACGatttaatttacattattttcagggaaaaatgatggaaaattACAATTCCAAACAGATGAACAGAGGACGAAATTCAGGGATCagttttagagagaaaaagaagaggagaagcGGGATTCAATGAACAACGGTAACCGGCGGCGGCTTAAATCTGCTACCGGCGCCGCCGTAACTGATAGTTCTCTGATGCGGCAACGCGAGCATGGCGGTGTAGTCCAAAAAATCATTCAGCGCAATAACGGCCTGCAAAATCCGTTTCAAATCATCGGCGGCGGAGAATCCGAAGCATCCTCTTTCGCGGACAGCGTACACGTAAAAAGTTAAACAACCTTTTCTAAATTCAAACCTAGCCATCTCACAGCCGCTCAGTCCCCGAATCAGCCGTCGATTCACATCGCCGAGAGTCATTTCCGCCGGCCACCTGTGGCCAACGGCAGCCTTCAGAGCCTCCGTCTCGAACACAAACAGAATCACCTTCGATTTCTTCGTGCCGAGGCCGAGCGTCAGATTGTGCCAAGCGTGGTGCGCCAGAATCGTGAAATTCGTCGGCAGAAACACGGCAGTGGAATTGAACGGAAGGCGATTTTGGTTGTTATTGTCGCTGTCCGTATTGCCGTCGTGGTGCGGCGGCAGAGAAAGTAGCTGGAGGAATTCAAGAGGCCAGGCTCGGCGAATTGTGAAGGATTTGACAACGAATTGTGCGCCGAATCGGAGACCTTTGACAGCGGTAGATGGCTTGAAGGAGAAATCGGTAAGCGCTGGATTGGCGGTGGCGCCGCCTGATTGGTGGCGatgcttttgtttcttgttattgttattgttcttcttctctctattttccatatttttccttgttttcaaCCGTCGGAGAGTTCTGGATTTGAAGCTCTGGTTATGGCCTCTTCTTTTTTGGggcaaaaacaaaacaaattaaattgcatatatatatatatatatatatatatatatatccacttttttaaattaaaataaacattcaTTTTTATCCTCGACACATATGtcgtttttctgtttttttttttcctgtcatttttcaattttagtcctctttttttttcttttctaattttactgtagtaattaaattattttaaaaatggaattcTGTTatttcccccctttttttgTCCAGTAATTTTAggatgatatttttaatgggaattattcttaattataaattataaatatatatatatataaagagtTTTAATAATAggaactttaaaattaagtgtGTTCTTGAGGAAGCAATTGTTTTTAGCTATCCTCCTAGAAAATTTCCTAAGAAGCATATGATTGAGATCAAATCATGTCGAAATGATCCATGTGAGTCTTTGGTGATATTCTTCACCTCTTAGAAACTTGGTGTAAGTAACTTGACCATGTCACTAGGGTTGCATAGGAATGTCGGTGCCATCAAGTATCGACTTCAGATTATGAATCCTTATATGAATCCTATGCATGTGGTGTTATAAACGGTATTAGGAGACACCTTTCCTAGTAGATACAAACAATGtgtaaatttcttttcaatggctcaATCACATGACTTCTAAGTATGttagtgagaacaaaacatgttggtaTGTCGGGACTGTCTTCCCTCTTAGAACCAAGGACTAGGTACGTGAGCATGTTNtatatatatatatatatatatatatatatatatatatatatatatatataaatataaataaaagaatattttaatgaataatttttatttttatttttctaattgtattaaaaagaaggtagaacaataataaaatttaataatattttataaaaaaagaatgttaaacataatttaaaataaaacgaaccaaaatatttaattatgatatttattatattattttttgtccTGAAAAATGGtgtcaaaatttaaactttaattttttttatttttttattttttattatatagatTCGCATTTGAACAAACGCAGATATAAAATGCTAAACCCTACCGTCGAAGTCTTCTTGCTCCCCAGACCTTACAGAAATTAGATCGAGGGGAAAATTTGTCTCTGCATTTTCTCGTATTCCGTCTCCTTCCTTCAGGTAATTATGCACTTTCGATTTatggtttctttattttggttCTCAATCTATAGATGAAGATTTCGCATTATTTCCTGATCGAACCCAAACCGACATGAAACCTATCAATGGTTGTTATACCCACTTTCTTTGTTTCGATCGTTTGgatttagttttttgttttaggttttcTGTTCATCTGAATTATCTCAAAAAAATTTGGGAGAAGTGTAGAGATGAGCCTCTTCGTCGAACATTCTCGATTCGTTCTTCATTTAGTCGATTTTCTTGCCTTTTCTCGTCTTGGTTTGTTGTCTTCATAACTTTAATATGTTTCTTGTAGCCTAGCTATCTGGAGTTCGAAAACAGGCAGTTGAAAGGTTTAGCTGTCGAATCGGAAACCTGAGCCTGTGAATTGTGTTTTAGGGTATGACAGTCGAAGATGTTATCAGTTTAGGATGATGTGTGGGTTTCGTTGGTTTTATTCGTTCttcattctaatttttattatttttctttgccaGGAAGTTATTGGTTTGAATAGATATGAAATTTTGACGACATGCATCTTAGTTGCTGACCTTACCTGGTATTGTTTTGGATAGGTTGAAACATGAGAAGATACAGTCCACCATATCATAGTCCTCCAAGGAGAGGATATGGCGGTCGAGGAAGAAGCCCCCCCGGGAGGGGTTAtggtggtggcggcggcggcggcggtggtgggtATGGAAGACGAAGGGAACAGTCTCACGGTAGCCTTTTGGTTAGAAATATTCCTATGGATTGCAGGTCAGGATTTggccccctttttttttttttttttttccttcttttcttttgcaattaCCATAGTGCTTTGTTCTAATTTTGGTTTTAATACTACTGTTCTACTTCAGGAATTTGTTGTTCTCTCTCACTGATTTTTAACAACTTGCGTTCTGGTTATATTGGTACTTGCAGGCCAGAGGAGCTTAGAGCTCCATTTGAGAGGTTTGGACTTGTGCGAGATGTGTATATTCCAAAGGATTATTACACAGGGTAAGCATCTGgtgtttatttttcttatttatttttcacacTGCTCCAACCATGGTATGTGATTGGATTTATTTAGTTGTTAATTCAACTTTATTTCTGAAGGTGTACATTGTACATTCCTTGCGAGTTAGGTAAGGACACGTCTTTTTATGGTTAATATCTTAACTTCTGAGCACCAAGTTGCACAaagatttgataaaattaacctCAAACAGGGTTCAGGTGGCGATTTAGATTTACTGATTAAGCATCAAGCCAAGCCTCTTTCGCTAGAAATTGAGCACGATCATTCACTCTTGTTTAATGCTCTCTGCCATGTGTCATAATACTAAGCTTGCCAATAAATGGTGAAAGTTGAAATATATGGAGTACGTTTAAAGCTTTTCACTTTTGCAATTCAAGATTCTATTTTCAGAACAATCtctaactttatttttcttctttctggGGGAAAAAACTCGTGTGTCTTCATACACGATGAAATACTCATGCAATTTTCaggggtttttttttacaacTATTTGAACTTGATCAATTCTTGAGGGTGTACATTTGTGCACCAAGTTCTAAATTTGTAGAGGAATTTTTAGATATCATGGAACTTCCGGTTGGGTTTGTTATTCATAGTTTGGGAATGAAGAGGATGAAAAATGTCAAATGAAATTTCACCAGACCTTATTTTTTTCTAGGTGAATTTTATTCCCATTTCATAGTGTGTTAAATTTTGAACTGCTTTGTCAGGGGGTATGTTGGTTTGAACTTTGAAGTTAAAACAAGCCCAAGCCCCTATTAATGAGGGTGTACTACTTTTCACTGCCTAACATATTGCACATCAAGAATGTAAAGAGTAATATCGAAATGAGGGTGTCTCTCTCTGAGGAGATCTTAGATAATTACTTCATCAACAGAAGttgatgaggaagaagatagATTCTTGAGCAATTGAAGCCAACAAGGTGAAGGTTTTAAGGTTGTGGAATGTTTGTTCAAGTGCATCGTGTGTTTCCAAGTATTTGAAGAATTTTCAAGTCATGAATTGTTGGTTTCAAGTACTTATATCAAGAAATGTGAAGATTTTTCAAGTCAAGTTACATTGAAACGAAGTGCTTATAGTTTCAAGAATATGAAGATTTTGCAAGTCTCTTGCCTCTTTCATGCTTGATTGTAAAGAGAAGGTTAGCTACTAAACTTTGAAATCAGCTGCTTTATATAACTTCAGCCTCATCTTTGAAGGAAGCTGTCTGAAGCTAATATTGGATATGAAAAGAAAGCTATTTAGTTTATGGCTCCCTGAATCCTTTTAGgcatgaaaataatactaatgTGATGATTCAGTCTTTACCCAATATTTTTGTCCAGAattagtttcttctttttatcataagcattttgtttgaattctttGCAGTGATCCACGAGGATTTGCGTTTGTGGAGTTTGTTGATCCTTATGAGGCCTCTGAAGCTCAGTATCATATGAATGGGAAAAAATTTGCTGGTAGGGAGATTACTGTGGTCCTTGCTGCAGAGTCGAGGAAGAGGCCAGAACAGATGCGTCAAAGGAGTAGAAGGTAGTTTGTGTATTCTCAGTTACCTCTTTTTCTCCATTCTTTCAAGAGTATAATTTTACAATCCACCTGACATTCTGTTAAACTGAAAGCAATCCATCTTATTTTTACAATCCAAAACTCCTGTGTTTTCATTCTTCATTCACTGTGTTCAATGGAAAGTAGTCTTTTACGATTTTTATTTAGTTGCGAGTTACTTATGCTTTACTATTCTGTTTTCCCTTTCTGTAGGGGGCCATCTGGCTATGGTGGACGGCGTTCTTATTATGGTATGGGTACAGTAGTCTCTCTTCAAATTTGATGTgtcttcttttaaataatcttTATATGTAAATGAGTACTCCAACCAAAAATTgttcaagaaaagaagagcttGATGGTATGGGTACAGTGTTAGGTTGTTCTTTGACTTATCTAAAGATTTAGGATTGGTTATttatgtaacaacccaagcaaTCGAGCTTATTTATAAGCTCTAAGTTCAGTGGTCATATAATATCCTTTATATGGACCTTTTTTTTGTGTGAAATGAACTGAGATGTTCCTCACATGCTACATCCTGAggaattttggtttttgatcGATCCTTCAAACATTCCCCCCCCAGTTTGATGCTTTTATGTGGATATATTGTCTCTAAACCTTTTGTTCCCATATGGGCATCCCCATGTAGCTTTTATTAGGTGTAAATGTAAGCCTATAataattcttttgtttctgtGAGCCTAATTGCAGCTCGTTTGTTAtgaatttgataattttcCGTCTTGCAGGTTTTGTTAActgattgaattaaaaatacaaaattttgtaCATTCAATTTGTTCGTGGATATTATAGATTTTTGTAGAACACACACTAAAGCTTGGAATCAAATCAATCATTAACTATTGTAGTAGACAAAACATGTCCATATTAGATTACTGTGTTCAATGATCAAAGCGTAGTTTNGAACGATAtaagttgagttgaattttttttttttttttttttgacaatatAGGGCGTTCTAGATCTCGTTCAGTGTCTCGATCACGCTCCCCCCATCGTCCTTCAGGTTCAAGTAGATATCGATCAAGGTAATCTATTTAAAACAGAATGTTCCATCTTTTATTTATGGTTTTGGTTGTAAAGGTGCCAAATGCAATTGCCAGGTCATACTCTCCTGCTCCGAGATGGCGAGGCAACTATTCTCTTTCCCCCGATAGGCGTCATGCAGAATACCCCAGATCACCAAGAGGTGCTCCTTGTGAGCGAGATGGTGAGAGGAGTCATCAAGTATATTCTCCAGGTTATGATAATGCTGGTGGTCACGATCACGATGGAAATGGATATCATGAGTAAGTTGGATGATTTACCGATTACTTGTTGCTTTTTGGGAGCACCTCGAATATGCAGCTAGTTTTAgtgttttcttgtttctgtGTTTTTGCATGCATTGCTTATAGCATATGCTAGTCTCATTATTGAGAATGTTCGcttaaacttaattttctcATCTTTGTTTACTATGCTACTATAAAAGTGCGTCCTGTTctgctttatttatttgtcaatcctattttttctttagcaAGCCTGCATTTGAAGGAGAGGATGCACGAGCTGACTGGAGGTCTTCTCCTGGTAGAACATCAAGGTCTCCTTCCGGGTCCCGATCCCGCTCTGCTGATGCTTCACCAAGACATGGTAGATGAATTTTCTAGATGATGTAAACCTTCGTTTCTAACATGTAAGATTTGTTAGTCTCAAGTTAGAAAATTCCAAGATTGTATCTTGTTACATGTTCCTAGTGTTGGGATTTTCAGGATCTGGGCAATTTACTTTGTGCTTtcatttgaagttttaaaattgtaatggGTAGACCAACCAATCCCTTGTACTAGTTTTCTGGATTGTGCaagctcttcttcttcatcgatGTCTCACTCGGCATCGTCGGTGAGATGGTGACCCGTCCCATTCACGATATAATACCCATACAAAGGTATTGATCTCTCATAAGATGGTGGCACTCCATAATGTTCTTCACCAGCCTTTCCTCCGCATTATGTTCTGTTTTGAGTTCTGACTTTGCTTATTCTCTCAACTTGCGTTGTGTCCTGGATAGTTGCTTCTCTAAAAGGCTTCTCTGTGACAGAAAACTGTACCGACAAAGCTGCAGTGTAGTCTATGATCCTCCATTTTTCTTGGGTTGGAGAGCTTGATTGAATTTGGATCATTTGTGAAATTCTAgttaatctaattatttttttattcactaAATATACTTGGTTTATATACATATGGGCAAATTGATGTCCGTTCATGAACTTTccatctaaaataaataaataaataagctcACGAAGTTCCTTTATATCTGAATTGAGGGCTAAGCTTTccatatttaaagaaaaatgattaaCTTCTCTgatgtttaataattatatcaaattatttcaaaaagtaaataaatgatACCAAAATTCTATTAGATCATAGTttaacatataaaataaaaattattatctagGTTCCGTTTTCCCTCTAATAGTAAAGGGTTGAATAGGTTCATTGTTCCGGCCTAGAATACGATTAATCCGCTTTTCAGACTGCTGCTATGAGCCGAAAGAGCTACACTCAGGGCGAAGCCGTCGGCCCTAAGACGGATCAAAACAAAGCTAATTCgaaattaatcttttattcCAAGGCATAACTACTCTCTAGcaaaataattagatttaaGAGTTTTGATGTTGTCCAAATCATAATTAGCAAATTCGTACGTTCAAGcttaatgatttgatttactattttttttttaagaatctaTAAAATGAATAGTGAAAGTGTTTACCGTGGAGGGAATAGATTAAATAAGTATTATATAAGTGTTTATAACCCATATCGTGTGAGCCGtcttagctcagtggtagagcgcgTGGCTTTTAACCAcgtggtcgtgggttcgatccccacaGACGGCGaacatttctattttttatttgtttttagaaaaataaatttaattaaatgtgaacttctttattttattttttgaagttgtaaacttattttttaatatagaataTATGCAATTTTTAAACATGcctaattttatatctaaaaaagGTATTTTGGTGTCAGTTACATATCACTTTCTAACCTATATTGACCctttaaaataatcataaaatacaaaggaaatgaatttctttttttctcttcctatACAAatatctgaaaaaaaaaaaataaatcaaaattgatgTTATAATCAATTTAGGTAACCCATACACAATTAACAAAAagacaataaattaaataaagttttacGTTAGctgttataaaaaaagaaaaatgagaagaaaaaaaaagtaaaatttataattttgtccaaataataaatatggtcaaataaaaaacacaattttctaaaactaaaaaaaacaatatatatattatca
This genomic window from Cucurbita pepo subsp. pepo cultivar mu-cu-16 chromosome LG01, ASM280686v2, whole genome shotgun sequence contains:
- the LOC111802207 gene encoding epsin-3-like, which encodes MEDSYFLHELKKKACFFLKEHVKIVRLALTDVTHAQLLTEEAISGNPWPPDSPSMREITKASFEVDEFYRIVEILHKRLERFEARQWRASYNAVILVEHALTHGPYSFAKEFANDRAVLREMEGFHFVDDKGFNWGESVRKLSARVLKLLEEEDFLIQERIKARNLTRGIQGFGSFSRRSSPTKDESHSNRFNRKQHESEYNGTRNLSLIETRQGSGDWKGVRKWEEAADWEEVSQSLISSVL
- the LOC111779673 gene encoding uncharacterized protein LOC111779673 translates to MENREKKNNNNNKKQKHRHQSGGATANPALTDFSFKPSTAVKGLRFGAQFVVKSFTIRRAWPLEFLQLLSLPPHHDGNTDSDNNNQNRLPFNSTAVFLPTNFTILAHHAWHNLTLGLGTKKSKVILFVFETEALKAAVGHRWPAEMTLGDVNRRLIRGLSGCEMARFEFRKGCLTFYVYAVRERGCFGFSAADDLKRILQAVIALNDFLDYTAMLALPHQRTISYGGAGSRFKPPPVTVVH
- the LOC111779655 gene encoding serine/arginine-rich SC35-like splicing factor SCL30 isoform X1 encodes the protein MRRYSPPYHSPPRRGYGGRGRSPPGRGYGGGGGGGGGGYGRRREQSHGSLLVRNIPMDCRPEELRAPFERFGLVRDVYIPKDYYTGDPRGFAFVEFVDPYEASEAQYHMNGKKFAGREITVVLAAESRKRPEQMRQRSRRGPSGYGGRRSYYGRSRSRSVSRSRSPHRPSGSSRYRSRCQMQLPGHTLLLRDGEATILFPPIGVMQNTPDHQEVLLVSEMVRGVIKYILQVMIMLVVTITMEMDIMTSLHLKERMHELTGGLLLVEHQGLLPGPDPALLMLHQDMVDEFSR
- the LOC111779655 gene encoding serine/arginine-rich SC35-like splicing factor SCL30 isoform X2, translated to MRRYSPPYHSPPRRGYGGRGRSPPGRGYGGGGGGGGGGYGRRREQSHGSLLVRNIPMDCRPEELRAPFERFGLVRDVYIPKDYYTGDPRGFAFVEFVDPYEASEAQYHMNGKKFAGREITVVLAAESRKRPEQMRQRSRRGPSGYGGRRSYYGRSRSRSVSRSRSPHRPSGSSRYRSRSYSPAPRWRGNYSLSPDRRHAEYPRSPRGAPCERDGERSHQVYSPGYDNAGGHDHDGNGYHDKPAFEGEDARADWRSSPGRTSRSPSGSRSRSADASPRHGR